The Theobroma cacao cultivar B97-61/B2 chromosome 2, Criollo_cocoa_genome_V2, whole genome shotgun sequence genome includes the window TGTCCAAGGAATTTTTCGGTTCTATCTGTCCAGCCTCAGCGATTTCGGTCCAAGTTTCGTCTGGGCTGAGATAACTAAGACCTTCTCCCCAAACAGCCGAGTTCTTGTAAATGTGAACCTAAGCCTGGCCCAACCATAGCACATCAACCGGAACAATAAGGTTAGCGCACCTCGCTCTTTCTCCTCTAGAAACACACGAGCCTAGCTCGAAAAGGACTCGATCTGATGTCAGACAACCAATACTTGACCTTTGTGAATTGCAATCATCAACTTTGGGAAtaccttccttttttttttttttcatgcttttgctAAAAGATTACTCATTACATTTCCATATGAGGCACTTAATAAAGAATTAAGAGTGGTAATGATTTCAAGCTCACTATGCACAAATTGGATATCAAAACCAATTATGTAACAGAAAAttgcaaaaaattgaaatcattaGAATCCTAGTACTCCTATATCACGTGTGTTTTGGAATTTTGCTTGATTCTTGATCCAAGTAAAACTAAATGGGCAAAATTTCCACGAACAAAAAAGGTTACAATCACTGTCATGCATCCGTGAGGAAGCAATCTCTACATTGGCATAACATCTTATCAAATATCTAATAAAGAAGCCACTGAAACGAGAAACCACAACTCGTGAAGCTGCCTTTAAAGTTTTAGGACAGGTTGGAAAGGTTAACCCacaaaaagtgaaaaagtgaaacaaaaaaaaaatttacaattttacaCTAAAACTTAACATTGTCTTCATTGATTATTGGTTGGGTTGACGTCAAaagtacaaaaataaaatttattcctttgcttttcctttttcatttaattagagtaatttttgaaaaaaaattttcttcaaatctcaagaaaattgaaaatctaaaaaacccatatcttcaattttgttgaaatttgaaagaaagatgataaataatttatttttttgatttttatgtcAACTGATTATAAATAATCGATAATtccatattttaattttgtcataTGATCATATCTGCTAATTAAGTCGTATGTCACATAAgtaaaaaagataattaatattaaatctAACAAAATTACATTTctattaaactaaaaaatttatttatgtcaaaataaaaattaaacaacttgtttgaatacaataaattataaaaattttaattaattaaaacgaatataatacaaaatcatttttatatttataccAACACACGAGCCTAATTCTAAAAGGGCTCTATCTGTTGTGAGGCAACTAACATTGACCTTTGAGAATGGCAATCATCAACTTTGGGAataaccttttctttttcattcttttgatAAAGAGATTCCATATTATATTACCGTATGGAGCACTTAACAAAGGAATGAAAAAGTTGAGTCGGTGACAAAAAAATGGAGTGGTAATGATTTCTCTATGAGGTTTACAAGCTCACTATATACTCAATTTTGATATCAAAACCGATTTTTGTATGCTCTTTATATCAAATGTGACAGAAGGTGcaagaaaaatacaaataaagaaatattgTGGTACTGCTATACTACATGTTTCTGGAATTTTGCTGCAATTTGGGCAAAAATTCTAGAAAATAGGTTACAATAATCATGCATGCATTAGGAAGCAATCTCTTCATTGGCATAACATCTTTTCAAATATCTAAAGAAGCTTTACATGCAGAAAAGACTAATCCCCACAATGGTGAAGCTTTTGGGACAAGTTCATAAGGTCAgccaaaccaaaaaaaaaaaaagttaaaccCCTAGAAGTCAATAAGAAAACGAATCAGGATACGCGCATTTCCACAAAAGTGGGCCTGGAATGAGTGGTCATTAAATCATGGACAAGCCGTTTTGGGTCAGTCAACGAGGCGTTTTGTGGTCCAATATTCTGGGTGCTCCTGCTGCCTCCCCTTTTTTCACATTGTTTTAGCCACTTTGCTTCTCCGCTTCTCTCGAGCGTGTCACCCACACGGCCACACCCCTCCGGAGTCGGGACAAAGTGTTGGCACGAGCAGTAAAGGAGAGTAGGAAAGATGAAAGCAAGATTCTTGGCGCAATAGATGATTAAGAAAAGGAGGTTCATGATTAAACAACGGATCAATTCAATACATGGGGGCGTAGGAGTTTTAAATTGAcgattacatatatatatatatatatataatagtaataataagcTTCTATTTATTTTCCTTGAACCTTTCAGTAATGTTGGTTGATTTGGTGCTTCCAGTTCCATGCCTCCTTTTTATGCTCTTAtgtgatttttcatttttgtggGTTTCctatattgatttgattcttgcattaatatatatatatatatatatatatatatatatatatatttggatGAAGTTGGTTTAAAAATGagaagattaaaataaataatgctACAGTTATAAAAAACATgtatgtgttttttttatatttttaaagtaaaatattaaaaatattcataaattatttaaagaaatttatatttatattatatttaattaaattttatatttttattttaagttaaataagtttttattaccaaaatttgattaactataattagctaaaaatatttattaaattattttatatcatatgATGCTGATATgacatattaatttattataataaatggtGATATGTCTTTATGACATATTCACATTTCGTCTTAAtacataaatttataaataatattttgattaataataattaattataaaaatttatttaatttaaaataaaaatatataaattttattaaatattataaaaaaataattaaaattttttaaaaaactatacttatttttaataCGAGAAAGGAGTTCTTCGAATTGAACTTcttaaataagaaataaatgaaagTGGTAGGTGCAATgtatatctaaaaaaaaaaaaatcatctctTTGACTATAATAGGACTGTCCAATCAATTGCTAAAGCTATACGGCAATATGCCACTAATTTCAGGGAATCCCcgttataaaagaaaaaagaaaaaggaaaatcaggTCGATCCAATAACTAAGTTGCTTAACCGTATCTATCAAGTCATCAGCACCTCATGAAGTCAATGGGGTCATGACTCAAAGAGCGTATATCCAGCAATCCCATGGTGAGTGATGGCAGTGATAATCCGATTGCATTTTGAACAACAGACAGCCGGGACTACCAGAACCCATCTCAGCATAGAAAATATCAATTCTACCCTGCTAGGGAACtacaaaaagtaaaaatgttgcattttcttctgttttttttttttttttgtatccaCCTATGTATTATTATATTAGCAGAACTCCGTGACttcaattcaactccaaattctttgtcatttatctgtatattatattttgctcggactttaatttttttaatcaagttttcttcaaTATGACATTGCCCATTCGCTCATGGCATTCAAAGGGTTGGCATCAAATAAGTTATAATCCGTATATTCGTATATAGCCTGAATATTTTCCGTATTTTACTGAGAAATAATCGAATATTGATTTTTCCATTTGACATTGGACTCATTTAAACGCTATTTCTTAGAAGAGCGTGTGTTGAAGATAAGATCAAAGATgggttcttcttcttcttctccttctttgGCAGCTTTTGCCGTTATTGTTCTGGCTTTGGTTTTGAGTTCTGCAGTGTTGTGTAATGGAGGCAAAACCAGCGTCTATGTCAGGAACGTGGAGAAAACTGTCGATATGCCTCTTGACAGCGATGTCTTTGGACTCCCGTCTGGCTACAATGCACCCCAACAGGTGCTTTCTTGGTCTCTTCTGTTTTTATGAGCCATAGAAGATTCTGAAAccaatcttctttttttttttttttccttttcttctttctatttcTTGGTTTGGTCTTTCCTTGTTTACTCGGTGATTGAAACTAGAAAAAGAGGAACTTTGGTTTTTGCATTTGTGCATATGCATTTTTGGCATCTCATATTTTCAAGGGcttatattatattaacctaaatttgactttattTGGATGTTTTTTCATGTGGTTGTCCTGAATTCAAGGTTCATATAACACAAGGAGATCATGTCGGAAAAGCTGTGATTGTTTCATGGGTGACTGACGATGAACCCGGTTCCAGTACGGTGCTTTACTGGAGTGAGAACAGCAAGCAAAAGAAGATGGCAGAGGGAAAAGTCAAAACCTACAAGTTCTACAATTACACCTCTGGTTACATTCATCACTGTACCATCAGAAACCTGGAGGTAAAGTTGAATTCTTTGTACTATCTACTTGTTTCATAGCATTTACTACGTTCACAATTCCCCTGTTACTATTCTGTTTTATGCCTATAAGGCTATACTCTATACTCCTTGGCTTCTGGATTATAGTACTGAGCATTATAAATTCTTAACGAGTGCTATCAACCTGATACTTAGATTTTAATTCTGAGCCTCTTTATTTGCTTATTGAATCTTTGTACAGTATAACACCAAATATTACTACATGGTTGGTGTTGGTCATACTATGCGAAAATTCTGGTTTACAACTCCTCCTGAAGTTGGTCCTGACGTCCCATACACATTTGGTCTCATTGGTAAGTGAAAGCTTGctaacttttttaatttggtaGTCTATCATTTCTATAAGTATTCCACTCCCTCCATCATTTCTCATTGTTCGGAGGTAGCTGATTAGAATTTTGAAGTCTAACTAAGATGTAAACATTACATTAATTAGAGTTgttacatatttgattttacaAAAGGCATTAGCAAGACTTTTTTTGAACTTGCTGGTCTATCATTCCGCCATGCTATTATTTGATCTTCAAGATAATGCAATAGTTATGGCAAATTTCTAGTTTACGTTGCTGCTCTTTATGTGGATGTATTATCTTTTAGTAATATACTATTGCTTATGTTTAAATGTGCTTATAAGAATTGGAAATCATTATGCAGGGGATCTAGGGCAGACTTTTGATTCAAATAGTACACTCACTCATTATGAACAAAATCCAAGGAAAGGTCAAACAGTATTGTTTGTTGGGGATCTTTCCTATGCGGATAACTATCCCAATCATGATAATGTAAGATGGGATACATGGGCAAGGTTTGTTGAGAGAAGTGTTGCATATCAACCATGGATATGGACCGCAGGAAATCATGAAAttgattttgcccctgaaaTTGTAAGCAttcattctttttctattgTGATTAACttgttaatgctatgaacttttcttctcttgaatCCGCCTTTGTAGATTAATGGGCAGCCAATATCTATCCTCTACCTCCTTTATGTGGTTGCCAATTCCGAAGGGGACATAGGAGTTGTAAGAAACATATTGAAGCTCACCAGTCTCTGGGCTAACATACTAAAAAAGCAGTGCTGATGCTTTTTTtcgttttgatttttaaccaTGGTTGTCTGATTTGtgttatctttattttcttactaCTTTGTACTCGAACTCTCAAAGATTGCTGGCAGAGTAAATTGGTAACAGCATAATTATGGTTCTATTACAGGGTGAAACAAAGCCTTTTAAGCCTTACACTCATCGTTATCATGTTCCTTATCGTGCATCAAAAAGCACTGCTCCCTTTTGGTACTCAATAAAGAGAGCGTCAGCATACATTATAGTCTTGTCTTCGTATTCAGCATATGGTAAAGAACAAAGATTGTTCACAATACATAATTTTGGACTCGAATGGTGTAGCGGAGATGTGTGCTGATTATCTGGTAACTATCTATAATTTTTCCACAGGTATGTACACTCCTCAGTACCAATGGCTAAAAGGCGAGCTACCAAAAGTTAACAGGAGTGAAACACCATGGCTAATTGTTCTTATGCATTCCCCATGGTATAATAGCTACAACTACCATTACATGGAAGGAGAAACCATGAGAGTAATGTATGAGCCATGGTTCGTGCAGTACAAAGTTGATGTTGTATTTGCCGGTCATGTCCATGCCTATGAACGATCTGTAAGTTCTTTTTCTATGTTACTTAGGGTCTTCCGTGTGGGTTTTGATCGTGTGTGTGTGCTAGTAGCTGCCTCTAGATTATAGAATCAGAAGTTTCTACTAAATTTGAGTTGTAATTACATCATTCTTGGCTTTTAAAGTGTTTAAAAATCTATTGAAGGCTAGAAACTCTTTTAAAATGAAAGAGTAATACGCACAGATTCTAAGATTGAAGAtgtcattttctctttctaaatgATGAGGAGAAACCAAGAATTAGATTATACACTTGAAAGAGCCTATTCATGTAGAATTACTCTAATGGAAAGAGTTTGTTCTGAAGTTGATTGATActgatttatatatattacagGAACGTGTATCCAACATTGCATACAATATTGTAAACGGTATTTGCACACCTGTGAAGAATCAATCTGCACCTGTATACATCACTATTGGTGATGGAGGGAATATCGAAGGCTTAGCAACCAAGTAAAGATTGTTCTTATATTATATCGATCTTCTCTTGTATTACGATTTCAGGCTTGCTAGAGATGCTTAAATGTTAATTTCGTTTTGTATTTGTAGCATGACCGAGCCACAGCCAGTGTATTCAGCATATCGTGAAGCCAGTTTTGGTCATGCCATTTTCGATATCAAGAACCGGACACATGCTTATTACAGTTGGCACCGCAACCATGATGGATATGCCGTTGAAGCTGATTCAATGTGGTTTTTCAACAGATTCTGGCATCCAGTTGATGAGTCTGCAACCTCTCAATGATGATAACAATGACAAGCTCTTTTCCATTTTACAATTTTCTTCTGcccttttcttcaaaaaataaaatacagaATTACAAGCAATAAAAATTTCCAACTTTATCTTCACCTTTTCCCCTTTTATTGAATTTATGTGTATTCTTGATTGTATAGTGTGGATGGAGTAAACTCCTCCTTGACTGAATTTTTGTTGTGAGGAATACACTGTTATTCCTAAAGCTGAAAAATGGAAATGTTGAAATGCTTGGTGAAgtccctttttatttttttcaattactCTTAGTTGAAGAGGAAACCAAAAAACCTGGGCCGGGTCGGGCCTATAGCATGGGTCAAGCCCAATTACATATAGTACGGGTCAAAGAATCAGCGATCTGAGGCCTGCTCAGAAAACgccagaaaagaaaaaggatttaTTTTTCTACTGACTGCATACAAAAGTTGAACTATGTTTCTTTCGGCATGACACAAAGGCAACGATGATgatttccttaattatttttatgattttaagttgaataatttaaagtaCAACCGACGAAAGATAGGAGCGAAAGTAGGTAGTTATTTATGGGGGATAAAATAGTAAAAGGCtaaatttgtttctttctcGGTTCCCTTTGAGATCCAACTCCATTTTCCAAAGCGTAGTTTTCAACTTTCCAGTTTCAACCGAACATCCCAAGCGCCAAAGGTCTTTGTTATTCTGCAGACAAATTTACATGCACTCGTTATCCCAAACTTAAACCCAAGCTACTTCCTGATCGTCAACCGCTTTCTCCGATCCACGTGGCGCGTTGATTTTCCGGTGAACGGTCTTTGATGAAGCGGCGATAGCAAGTATAATGCAATGGCGGAAGGTACAATCACGAACGACAGCTCCAAGGGAGACGGAGCCACCGCAATTCAAAATAACAACGATTGTATCAATAGCACCGATAATGGCACCAATAAAATCACTATAAAGAAAGCGAATGTGAAGGATCCGGAAATTTTTAGTTGCTTGCTTCAACCGGCGACTTCCGATTCCGATCGCGATTACATCGGCATTCGCCGATTTCTTCTTGCTCGCAAAGCCGAGTCCGGTTTTCATCGCCGACTTGTAAGCTCTATTTTTGTGTCAATTCGGTTTTGTTTATTTGTACGTTTTAATTGTGGATCTGTGTGTTGGTTGTTTCAGAGCATGGTTTTGAGCTAATTTTAGGGCAATTATGGGGCGAgttttaaaattcaattaattttgtatttaaaCGCAAGCTTTTAACTTTCAGTTCATTGtttttggttagatttttGGCTTACTTCCCTGATTATTTGTGAAGGATTGGAGATGTAATGAAAAAGGTTATGTGGCGTACCGAAATTACATTCGTAGGCCAAGAAACTGGGAAAATTTGCAAATACCAAGCCACTCGAGTACTCCTGGAAACAGGTACTAAAATTTGTTCTAAACTTtggccttttttcttttcatttatttatttatttacttcgCTAATTGAGGCTATCAATTGCAGGTACATTAGTTAGATTGAATGTGTAGTAGTGGCTAGGGTTAAAGATGTTTATGAACAACCAACTGCTAATTTTTGAGTGCTGTTTTAAAATATGCTTTTATACGATTCTGACATCAGGGTAATTTACTGGTTGATGCATCAGTGGGCGATGGATTTCTACTCCAAGTCCACTCTCGCATTTGTTTAAGGTGGAAAGCTGGAATTCTAGCAGCAGGGTATGTACAACTTTTATTATTGGAATTTGTGTTCTCAATTAGTGGTTATATTCTTAATTTGCATCATGTATTGCTGCCTGAAATCAGCGGATGgttcttttgttatttttctgATCACTTTAAGATAACTCATTCATCATGGTcttgatgatgaaaatgaaagaacAGAAGGTCTTAGTTTTCTTATCAATTATAAAGGAACTTCTTGCATGTCAAGAGCTTGAGACTTATTTGTTTTGATGTTGCAATTATTATAAGACTTAAACCTTGATTTAAGCAGGCCTTTAAAGAATTGAAAAGAGCTGCATGATTTTCCATCCTTGCAGGATCTACGAAGTGGCACTCTGGCTTCAAATCACAGAACAAGTTTCAGTTCTAGCATAAGTGATAGTGATCGCCCACGTCGACAAGGAGTTGAGCCTGCATATTCTTTTGTTGGAATGCATTGCATCTTTGACCAGTGCAAAGCAGCtggtattttattttttaaaatctttaaagCAATCTagacttttttcttctttgtcatACTAATTTGAGCGGTGAATTTCAATCTTCTAAAACGAAGCTATATGATTGGTCTTATATGCAGTTACAGTTTTGAAGTTTGGGCACATGAGTTCTGATCTACTTGCATATGGGGCATCAGATGGGACTTTGACAGTTTGCACTGTCTCTGAGACACCTTCAGTTATGAAGCAACTAAAAGGGCATTCAAAAGATGTCACAGGTTGGATTAACTGGTATTGTTTCTGTAGTCTTTCCTATAACTTAGTCTAAAGTATTTGTGGCCATGCTTATCTGCTCATTTCTTTCATATCATGAGATGATGGTCACGTTCATGTGTAATGTACTTGGTCCATTccagtttatatatatatatatatatagagagagagagagagagagagtttttGTGGAATTGGACTAGGTCAGCTAGGTAGCCCCTTTTACTCCATATCATGAAAGATCTTTAACTGTTTAAACTGAATGGATGAGATACTGGGATGCCTTGTGATGCTGTTATCGAAGGTCTGCACAGTAGAATAACTAGATTGCTGTTCAGAAGTTGATGTGAGAGTGAGAGCAAAATGTGGCTTGGTAGGAATAAGTCACTAAGCAATAAACCAAGTTGGAATACCTTTTGatcttatttttcaaaaaaataatttgggACAGAGCGGGTTCAGAACTGCAGGCCATTTTGTCTACTTAAAAGGAAAAGGCAAATgcttatcaaaaaaaaaaaaaaaggaaaacgcAGATATGCTTCTCACCAATGGTTTTCATATATGTGTATTTAGTAGGAACCTTTTTTCtcataaaagggaaaaatggGTCTCAGACGTATATCCTTGAAGCATCCATCATATAATTCCTGAGATGGCACTTAATGGCTTCTTGTGAAAATGATCCACTCAATCTAAGCTTTAAACCATTAGTATTAGGTATATGTATCCCTCTTGGGATAACAGTATCTCAGAGTTgagttttattttgataaCTATTATTCTGGAAGATTTGTATCTATTGTTTATTAATCATGTTTCTGATATTCTACTGCATTATCAGATTTTGACTTCTCATCAAACAATCAATATATTGCATCATCATCAATGGATAAAACTGTGCGAGTATGGGAGTTATCAAAAGGCCTTTGCATTCGTGTAATATATGGAGTCTCTTCACAAATGTGTATTCGCTTTCATCCTGTAAGTATATATCAGCatttataatttcattcactttctaaccatggaaaattttttatgtttcttcTACATTTGCTCGTTATCTGCTATAGTCTGGAAATATATTTCTTTGCAACCTCTctgtctctttctctctaaCTATAATGCATATCTTGGAAAAGTTCTGCAGATATACAGGTGTATGTATGTTTTGTTTGAGTTAATTGGTAGCTAAAATgtttcttctctcttcttttcttggcTGCAGGTAAATAACAACTTTCTTTCAGTTGGTAATGCAAATAAAGAGATCACTGTAAGTGCTCCACGCCTTTgcttgagaaaattaaaagacaagtatcattttttatatttgcatCACAGCTTCTGGGCTGCTTAAATCAGAGCTGAGTTTTTGTTTGTTGTATAATTAGATTAAAGGAATAACAGGAAAGTACCAGTTGAACACAGATTATTCATGAGCTTCGTGGTCTCTTATATTGTTGCAAATACATTCCCTTATTAATCTTAGCATATTCTTGGTCCAAGTTGTTAGTCCAGACTTTGTTCTGTTATGCAATTTTGGTTTAAGGTGCACACTATGGGGAGATAATTTACTATTTGATCTAGATACAGTAAAACAGGTGTCCGGAGTTGGACATCCATGCATGCACACAGTACAGACACTTCTAATTTAGGCAAGGGCTTGTACCATGACTTGAATCAATTGCGAGTGATGCTGGGGCTATTATTGGCATGTGCAAAAACTTGCTAAACACAGGCTATTTTAGCTAATGTGGTGTTAACCACAGTGTGACAAATAATCTGTTGATTATATCAAGCCATACTTACTGAGCAATTAGTTTGGTTGATGTTAATGCTAATTTGTATAGTTTATAATCACTAGACTCTATACAAGTTATCAAATGTGCTTTCATTGTCACTGTAAATTGTTTTCTGAATTTTGGTGGTTGGCTCAAATAAGAAAAGCCTCTGCTTGTTTAAGAATCTGAAATGTGATAGCTGGTCGGCCCActtccaaaattttaagtcTTCATTCACTTCTTAAATATGTGTGCATGTGTGtttgtttgaattttcttaGTTTTCATATTTATGTTGTCAGAAATTAGGATTCTAAGGTTCAGTTGATTGATCACTGTGTCAAGAACTGCCTATTAGTCTCTCATTCATACAACCCTGTCATTTGATTGGTAGCACCTTTTTTTCTGTACACCAGGTGTTCAATTTCAGTACTGGAAGGATTATTAAGAAATCAGTCTTTGACAGTGAGGTTACCTCAATGGACCATGATCATGCTGGTCAGCTCATTTTCTGTGGAGATGCACAGGTCTCTCTCTTATCTGagtaatcaaataaatttggTATAGTTTCTTGTACAGTTTCTAATGGGATAAGATTTGCAGGGATGCATATACACTGTGAGTATGGACTCCCACACAGGTGCATTATCCCGTTCTCATCGTTATAGAAGTAGCAGCAAGCAGAAATGTCCAGTCACAACGGTGCAGTACCGAAGTTTTTCCTTACTGGCCGGGGGCCCTGTGTTGCTGACATGTACTCAAGATGGaagtctttctttctttaggTTTGTTCAGTACAGCATTGGTTCTACGGCTAgtctttattttgattttcttgagTAACTGATAGATGGTATGTCCACATTGCAGTGTTGCTTTGGAAATACAAGGTTATCTAACCCTGCGCTGCTCACTCAAATTAAGCCCACGAATACACAGCATTCGAGCATCCTTCTGCCCTCTGCTTTCCCTTGATAAGGGAGAATATATAGGTTTACATCAAACTTAATTTCGACATACGTCAAACAATTTTTGCAGAAAACCTTACATTCTGCCCAAGAGACTATCAGTAGTTATTTATCTTGACTGACACTGATTTTTTGTGCTGTGAAGTTGCTGGGAGTGAGGATTCAAATGTTTACTTCTATGATTTAACTCGGCCAAGGCATACCTGTGTAAATAAGCTACAGGTTCTACTCTCTTTCCTACTTGTGTATATACTTTTAACTTCTTTGCTAATCTACTGTTAACGCATGAAATTCGTGTATGCAGGGTCATCGTTTTCCAGTTATAGGAGTAGCTTGGAATCACGGG containing:
- the LOC18607721 gene encoding WD repeat-containing protein 13, whose product is MAEGTITNDSSKGDGATAIQNNNDCINSTDNGTNKITIKKANVKDPEIFSCLLQPATSDSDRDYIGIRRFLLARKAESGFHRRLDWRCNEKGYVAYRNYIRRPRNWENLQIPSHSSTPGNSGRWISTPSPLSHLFKVESWNSSSRDLRSGTLASNHRTSFSSSISDSDRPRRQGVEPAYSFVGMHCIFDQCKAAVTVLKFGHMSSDLLAYGASDGTLTVCTVSETPSVMKQLKGHSKDVTDFDFSSNNQYIASSSMDKTVRVWELSKGLCIRVIYGVSSQMCIRFHPVNNNFLSVGNANKEITVFNFSTGRIIKKSVFDSEVTSMDHDHAGQLIFCGDAQGCIYTVSMDSHTGALSRSHRYRSSSKQKCPVTTVQYRSFSLLAGGPVLLTCTQDGSLSFFSVALEIQGYLTLRCSLKLSPRIHSIRASFCPLLSLDKGEYIVAGSEDSNVYFYDLTRPRHTCVNKLQGHRFPVIGVAWNHGENLLASSDLYGVVIVWKRAKTS
- the LOC18607720 gene encoding purple acid phosphatase; this encodes MGSSSSSPSLAAFAVIVLALVLSSAVLCNGGKTSVYVRNVEKTVDMPLDSDVFGLPSGYNAPQQVHITQGDHVGKAVIVSWVTDDEPGSSTVLYWSENSKQKKMAEGKVKTYKFYNYTSGYIHHCTIRNLEYNTKYYYMVGVGHTMRKFWFTTPPEVGPDVPYTFGLIGDLGQTFDSNSTLTHYEQNPRKGQTVLFVGDLSYADNYPNHDNVRWDTWARFVERSVAYQPWIWTAGNHEIDFAPEIGETKPFKPYTHRYHVPYRASKSTAPFWYSIKRASAYIIVLSSYSAYGMYTPQYQWLKGELPKVNRSETPWLIVLMHSPWYNSYNYHYMEGETMRVMYEPWFVQYKVDVVFAGHVHAYERSERVSNIAYNIVNGICTPVKNQSAPVYITIGDGGNIEGLATNMTEPQPVYSAYREASFGHAIFDIKNRTHAYYSWHRNHDGYAVEADSMWFFNRFWHPVDESATSQ